In Bacteroidota bacterium, the genomic stretch GCTCCAGCCGGCTACGCTCAAAGGTGAGGGTGCCGAGCATACCCTGTACCTGCTGGCTCGTGAGCCAGTGGTGCTGTAGTATCTGCTGGATGGTGGCCACGCGGCTATCGTCAAACGGCATACGAG encodes the following:
- a CDS encoding DUF4476 domain-containing protein; amino-acid sequence: RMPFDDSRVATIQQILQHHWLTSQQVQGMLGTLTFERSRLEPAKQAYGRVVDPERYYVVYQLFNSPSYAQELRAHIQAYPHP